The Crateriforma spongiae sequence TCGGCATAGTCGGTGGTGCCCGTGACGTTGGCGTCATAACCCATGATGGGTGACGCTTGCATCAAGTCCAACGCCTTGCCGGCCGGCATGGTTTCGGTTTGCGGGATGTCCAACAAGACAATGTCGCCAAGTTCGGCTGCGGCACACCAGTGCGCACAGGTTGCTCCGACGTTGCCGGCTCCGATGATCGAGATCTTGGCGCGTCGCATTGCTATTTGCCTCGTGGGTCGTCTGGGGAAGAGTGTTGGAAAGTGAAGGATCGTAAAAAGGATGCCGGACATGTTTGGCCCGGCGGCGACTAATCGTCAACAAGCCGATCGGCGGGTCAACCAGGGGTCTGTGTGACAAGCGGTCTCATGGGCCAGGATTGCCTGCCCCAAAACGCTCACCGACCTTACGGATCAAGGATTGGTTTGGGGAGTGAACGTGGGGATTGGGGCATGGGGATTTGGCATGGGGATCACTTCAGCCGAATCGTCGTCCGTCGACAACCAGTCGACCGAGAAACGCTGTTAACCGAACCGGTGTGGGCGAAAGTCTAACCGAATTGCGATGGCGGATCGGGTTGTTGCCAAACACTCATGCCGCCATCGACCAACAACGTTTGACCGTGGACGTGACGCGCCGCCTGGGACAGCAGGAATACGACCGCGTCGCCGCAGACATCCGCATCGGGAACCCGGCCGTTGGGTGTGTGCAATTCCATCCATTCTTGCAAGCGGTTTTGGTCAAGCGCCGGTCCGGTCAGCGGCGTGCGGACCAGGCCCGGCGCCATGCTGTTGACGCGAATGCCGTGCGGTGCCAAAGCGACGCAAAGCGATCGCACCATTGCCGCAACGGCGCCTTTGCTGGTGTCATACGCGGTGTGGTCGGCTTCGGCCAGCAAGCCGTTGATGGAACCGGTAAAGACCACTCGGCCATCGATGCCTCTTGCGATCCAGTGTCGCGCAAACGCTTGTGTCAGGAAATAACCGGACGCGACGTTCAGATTCATCGTCGTCTGGTACGTCGACCAATCCATTTCCAAGAATGGACGATCGATGTAGGTCCCCACGTTGTTGACCAACAAACCCAGGTCGGGAAAACGATCCAACGCGGCGGCCAAGATGTCATCGACGTATCGCTGGGGTGGTTGCGAAAGGTCGGCGACCAGCAATTCGCCTTGGCGACCGTGCCGTCGGATGTCGTCCAAGACTTCCTGGGCCGAAGCGTCGTCGCGAACGCCGACCACGATCACATCAGCGCCCGCCCGCGCCACCGCTCGTGCGATCGCGGCGCCCACGCCTTGAGTCCCGCCGGTGACCAAGGCTTGACGACCGGCCAGCGAAAACACGTTGTCGGATTCGGTCATCGTGATGCTGTCATTGTCCGGTGACCGGCGATACGGCGGACGTCGCGTATGCTTGTTCGTCGGCCAGGGTTTGCTGGCGGTCAAACGGTCCGTCATGGACGACGACGCGGTGGAACATGTCAATCGATTCACCGGCC is a genomic window containing:
- a CDS encoding SDR family NAD(P)-dependent oxidoreductase; its protein translation is MTESDNVFSLAGRQALVTGGTQGVGAAIARAVARAGADVIVVGVRDDASAQEVLDDIRRHGRQGELLVADLSQPPQRYVDDILAAALDRFPDLGLLVNNVGTYIDRPFLEMDWSTYQTTMNLNVASGYFLTQAFARHWIARGIDGRVVFTGSINGLLAEADHTAYDTSKGAVAAMVRSLCVALAPHGIRVNSMAPGLVRTPLTGPALDQNRLQEWMELHTPNGRVPDADVCGDAVVFLLSQAARHVHGQTLLVDGGMSVWQQPDPPSQFG